The proteins below are encoded in one region of Rhodopirellula halodulae:
- a CDS encoding type I restriction-modification enzyme R subunit C-terminal domain-containing protein translates to MGSETYGSDEPLGVLVRRIVGLDRTAAKAALADFLAEGQYSADQIRFVDLVIDHLVDNGLIDLAQLFEPPFTDIHAEGVAGVMGENAETFIGAVRRINANATGVAQ, encoded by the coding sequence ATAGGCTCTGAAACCTACGGCAGCGACGAGCCGCTTGGTGTTTTGGTGCGAAGGATTGTGGGGCTCGATCGCACCGCGGCAAAAGCAGCCTTGGCCGACTTCCTTGCTGAAGGTCAATACTCAGCGGACCAAATTCGGTTTGTCGATTTGGTCATCGACCACCTCGTCGACAATGGCCTGATCGACCTTGCACAGCTCTTCGAGCCGCCCTTCACCGACATTCACGCTGAGGGCGTCGCCGGTGTCATGGGCGAAAACGCCGAAACATTCATTGGTGCAGTGCGTCGGATTAACGCGAATGCCACTGGTGTCGCTCAGTGA
- a CDS encoding DoxX family protein → MNSRICSIALLCVLFIAAGINHFVSPGVYLKIMPDYLPWPLPLVYVSGFFELLGGVGLAVPRMRRAAGWGLIALLVAVFPANVDMLMNAGQFPAIPVWALVARLPLQGVLIAWVWWAAVKSR, encoded by the coding sequence TTGAACAGCCGAATATGTTCGATCGCGCTACTCTGCGTTTTGTTCATCGCCGCTGGCATCAATCACTTTGTGTCGCCGGGCGTTTACCTGAAGATCATGCCGGACTATTTGCCTTGGCCGTTGCCATTGGTTTACGTCTCTGGGTTCTTTGAGTTGCTTGGTGGCGTTGGCTTGGCGGTGCCACGAATGCGGCGAGCGGCGGGGTGGGGATTGATCGCACTGCTTGTTGCCGTCTTCCCAGCGAACGTGGATATGCTGATGAACGCGGGCCAGTTTCCGGCGATCCCGGTTTGGGCACTGGTTGCTCGGCTGCCTCTGCAGGGTGTGCTAATCGCTTGGGTTTGGTGGGCGGCAGTGAAATCGCGATGA